One segment of Clostridium ljungdahlii DSM 13528 DNA contains the following:
- a CDS encoding Tm-1-like ATP-binding domain-containing protein, protein MKTIAIAGTFDTKGSEYSYAKELIENLGLGTFTIHTGVFEPTFEPDVSNDEVAKAAGADLKDIVAKRDRAWATAVLSKGMEKLVPELYKQGKFDGIISFGGSGGTSLATPAMRALPIGVPKVMVSTVASGNTEPYVGTSDIVMMPSVVDVAGLNSISTKIFTNAVFAIAGMVKFENTKVVDKKPLVAATMFGVTTPCITAAREYLEKRGYEVLVFHATGIGGRSMEALIDGGFIEGVLDLTTTEWADEIIGGVLNAGPDRLEAASRKSIPQVVSVGALDMCNFGPYDTVPEKFKKRNLYKHNPTVTLMRTNIEKNKAIAEKLVEKLNLAKEKTALFIPLKGVSGIDVEGQPFYGPEEDKVLFDTLINNVNKNAVEIIEMDCDINDVKFAQAAAQKLIDMMEK, encoded by the coding sequence TTGAAAACTATTGCTATTGCAGGAACATTTGACACAAAAGGTTCTGAATATTCATACGCAAAAGAATTGATTGAAAATTTGGGATTAGGTACTTTTACTATTCATACAGGTGTATTTGAGCCAACTTTTGAACCAGACGTGTCAAATGATGAGGTAGCCAAGGCAGCAGGTGCAGATTTAAAAGATATAGTTGCTAAAAGAGATAGGGCATGGGCAACAGCAGTATTATCAAAGGGTATGGAAAAATTAGTACCTGAATTATATAAGCAGGGTAAATTTGATGGTATTATTTCCTTTGGGGGTTCTGGAGGAACTTCTTTAGCAACACCAGCTATGAGGGCATTACCTATAGGTGTACCAAAGGTTATGGTTTCAACAGTTGCTTCAGGAAATACGGAGCCTTATGTAGGTACTAGTGATATTGTCATGATGCCTTCTGTAGTAGATGTTGCAGGTCTTAACTCGATTTCAACAAAGATTTTTACAAATGCTGTATTTGCAATTGCAGGTATGGTTAAATTTGAAAATACAAAAGTTGTGGATAAAAAACCATTGGTTGCTGCAACTATGTTTGGTGTAACGACACCATGCATAACAGCTGCAAGAGAGTACCTTGAAAAAAGAGGATATGAAGTTCTTGTATTTCATGCAACAGGCATAGGTGGACGTTCAATGGAAGCTCTCATTGATGGAGGTTTTATTGAAGGCGTATTGGATCTTACAACTACTGAGTGGGCAGATGAAATTATCGGAGGGGTCTTAAATGCAGGACCTGATCGTTTAGAGGCAGCAAGCAGGAAGAGTATACCGCAAGTTGTATCTGTAGGTGCACTTGATATGTGTAACTTTGGCCCATATGATACAGTACCAGAGAAATTTAAGAAACGCAATTTGTATAAACATAACCCTACAGTAACACTTATGAGAACAAATATAGAGAAAAATAAAGCAATTGCTGAAAAATTAGTTGAAAAATTAAATTTAGCTAAAGAAAAAACAGCTTTGTTTATACCTCTAAAAGGAGTATCTGGCATTGATGTAGAAGGTCAACCTTTTTATGGTCCAGAAGAGGATAAGGTTTTATTTGATACATTAATAAATAACGTAAACAAAAATGCTGTAGAAATAATAGAGATGGATTGTGATATTAATGATGTGAAGTTTGCACAAGCTGCAGCTCAAAAGTTAATAGATATGATGGAAAAATAG
- a CDS encoding DEAD/DEAH box helicase codes for MDFKELELSENIINELKHMGITKPTPIQQESIKFIREGKDVIAEAQTGTGKTLAFLLPIFENISPNINSTQALIVTPTRELAIQITEEALKLKKAKDINILAAYGGKDIGSQLKKLKRNIHLIIATPGRLLDHLHRKTIDLSKLKTLVLDEADQMLLMGFKNDVEDIIKEVSKKRQTLCFSATMNSDVKKLAYRYMTDPLVVSIKKEKVTLNNIKQYVIETTDRKKQDALCNIIDQDNPFMAIIFCRTKRRVDDLEIALYQRGYNCKKLHSDIPQSKRERIMKSFRNADIQYLIATDVAARGLDISGVTHIYNYDIPENVESYIHRIGRTGRAGEEGCTCLFVDPKDKRTLEEIERGIKFRIPRRELNI; via the coding sequence ATGGATTTTAAGGAACTAGAACTTAGTGAAAATATAATAAATGAGTTAAAACACATGGGAATTACTAAACCAACACCAATTCAACAAGAGAGCATCAAATTTATTAGAGAAGGAAAAGATGTTATAGCTGAAGCACAAACGGGTACTGGAAAAACTCTTGCTTTTTTACTTCCTATTTTTGAAAATATATCACCTAATATAAATTCAACTCAAGCACTGATTGTAACTCCTACAAGAGAACTTGCTATTCAAATAACTGAAGAAGCTCTAAAACTAAAAAAAGCTAAAGATATAAATATTTTAGCTGCATATGGCGGGAAAGATATAGGTTCTCAATTAAAAAAACTAAAGAGAAACATTCATCTAATTATTGCAACTCCAGGTAGACTTTTAGATCATCTCCATAGAAAGACTATAGATCTTAGCAAATTAAAAACATTGGTATTAGATGAAGCAGATCAAATGCTTCTTATGGGATTTAAAAATGATGTAGAAGATATTATAAAAGAAGTCTCTAAAAAACGTCAAACATTATGTTTTTCTGCAACTATGAATTCTGATGTTAAAAAATTAGCTTATAGATACATGACTGACCCTTTAGTGGTTTCCATTAAAAAAGAAAAAGTTACACTTAATAATATTAAACAATATGTAATAGAAACTACTGATAGAAAAAAGCAAGATGCATTGTGTAATATTATAGATCAAGATAATCCATTTATGGCTATTATATTTTGCAGAACTAAAAGAAGGGTAGATGACCTTGAAATTGCACTATACCAACGTGGATATAATTGTAAAAAACTTCATAGTGATATCCCTCAATCAAAGCGTGAAAGAATAATGAAATCTTTTAGGAATGCAGATATTCAGTATTTGATAGCTACAGATGTGGCCGCTAGAGGACTAGATATAAGTGGAGTTACTCATATATATAATTATGATATTCCAGAAAATGTAGAGTCATATATACATCGTATCGGTAGAACAGGAAGGGCCGGTGAAGAAGGCTGTACTTGTCTATTTGTAGATCCAAAGGATAAAAGAACTTTAGAAGAAATAGAAAGAGGTATAAAATTTAGGATACCTAGAAGAGAGTTAAATATATAA
- a CDS encoding phosphoenolpyruvate hydrolase family protein yields MNTKTRSEIIAGFKKQVKSGKILVGVGAGTGITAKSSEAGGADMLIIYNSGRYRMAGRGSLAGLLSYGDANKIVVEMGAEVLPVVKDTPVLAGVCGTDPFRVMDIYLKQLKDQGFSGVQNFPTVGLIDGVFRQNLEETGMGYGLEVEMIKKAHELDMLTTPYVFDPEQAKAMAEAGADILVAHMGLTTKGTIGAKTALTLDDCVEKIEAIIKAGRSVNPDIMVICHGGPIAEPEDAEYVIQRTEGIDGFFGASSIERLAAERSIKEQTESFKLIKK; encoded by the coding sequence ATGAATACAAAGACAAGAAGCGAAATTATTGCAGGTTTCAAGAAACAAGTTAAAAGTGGAAAAATATTAGTAGGAGTAGGAGCAGGAACAGGTATTACAGCTAAGAGCAGTGAGGCCGGTGGTGCTGATATGCTTATTATATATAACTCTGGAAGATATAGAATGGCAGGAAGGGGTTCTCTTGCAGGTTTATTATCCTATGGAGATGCTAATAAAATTGTAGTTGAAATGGGAGCAGAAGTACTTCCAGTTGTAAAAGATACTCCAGTGCTTGCTGGTGTTTGTGGAACTGATCCTTTTAGAGTTATGGATATATATTTAAAACAGTTAAAAGACCAAGGATTTAGTGGAGTTCAAAATTTTCCAACAGTAGGTTTAATTGATGGTGTATTTAGACAAAATCTAGAAGAAACAGGCATGGGATACGGACTTGAAGTTGAAATGATTAAAAAAGCACATGAATTGGATATGCTTACAACGCCATATGTCTTTGATCCAGAACAAGCAAAAGCAATGGCAGAAGCAGGAGCTGATATTTTAGTTGCACATATGGGTCTGACTACAAAAGGTACAATTGGTGCTAAAACAGCACTTACATTAGATGATTGTGTTGAGAAAATCGAGGCTATAATTAAAGCAGGCAGATCGGTCAATCCAGATATTATGGTAATTTGCCATGGTGGACCTATTGCAGAACCAGAAGATGCTGAATATGTAATTCAGAGAACAGAAGGAATAGATGGTTTCTTTGGAGCATCTAGTATTGAAAGACTTGCGGCTGAGAGAAGTATTAAAGAGCAGACAGAATCATTTAAATTAATAAAAAAATAA
- a CDS encoding type IA DNA topoisomerase has translation MKSLIIAEKPSLAMSIVKSIGSMERNNGYFENKNYIVTFAYGHLLQLYDVDDYFGREKTKWTLKELPFVPKEFKFRLRKDEGVKKQYEIIKSLIKRNDVQEIVNCGDADREGEVIVNNIIFRAFEEEHVTKPVKRLWLPEQTRQTIIQSLKDLRDDIEYKNLYDEGLARTYLDWSYGINLTRYLSIKSGSFLPVGRVLIPIVKYVYDRDEKIENFKPETYFEIGAVINKDNLHIKTKLKDRKFAANERDKAEKLLNNLKDKKAIVDKVEKKKVKKQPPKLFSLDTLQNKMFKEEKMSLDDTLKNLQKLYEAGYTTYPRTNTEYLAENEKDRIKSVIAAVKENFNADISFKDNKKIFNSKKVESHSAITPTIKIPRKEKLSEGEKKVYTAIKNRFISNFLNEETIIEETSVVIKIDDEIIQLKGNVIKSPGFLKYEKSKRENELPQFVEGEELDTKLSVDQKETQKPGRVTESELNNFLKNPFKKQEVEDLEGENDDEEYKLILEGCEIGTVATRAGIIKNAKKYEYIKELKGHLECENKGKKLIEALEKLKIDLNKEKTVEFGKQLKKVYKEEIGINEIIDKVKDELNSIVQNGNKIKIEKLYLYNNKSDSKIKIESIGKCPVCHEGEVVENKSGYGCNRWKEGCKFFVGNKIAGKEILKTHVKKLIKDSKTNVIKGFKGKSGKKFNASLVIDKEGKIVFNFENEVLGKCPCCGHDIVEGKNAFGCSNWKEGCKFTIWKNDKYLACMGKKPTKTMVCELLKNGKVKIKGLKGKDGNIFDAYLMLIKNENENKDKYPYKWKMQITK, from the coding sequence TTGAAGTCACTTATTATAGCTGAAAAACCAAGCCTGGCAATGAGTATTGTCAAGAGTATTGGTAGTATGGAAAGAAATAATGGATATTTTGAAAATAAAAATTATATAGTTACTTTTGCCTATGGTCACTTACTTCAACTTTACGATGTAGATGATTATTTTGGAAGAGAAAAAACAAAGTGGACTTTGAAAGAATTACCCTTTGTACCAAAAGAATTTAAATTTAGATTACGAAAAGACGAAGGAGTAAAAAAGCAATATGAAATAATAAAATCACTAATAAAAAGAAATGATGTCCAGGAGATAGTGAATTGCGGCGATGCAGATAGAGAAGGGGAAGTAATTGTAAATAATATAATATTTAGAGCTTTTGAAGAAGAACATGTTACTAAACCTGTTAAAAGGTTATGGCTGCCGGAACAAACAAGACAAACAATTATACAAAGTTTAAAAGATTTAAGAGATGATATAGAATACAAAAATCTATATGACGAAGGACTGGCAAGAACATATTTAGACTGGAGTTATGGAATAAATTTAACCAGGTATTTAAGTATAAAATCAGGTTCATTTTTACCTGTAGGGCGTGTCTTAATTCCTATTGTGAAATATGTATATGATAGAGATGAAAAAATTGAAAATTTTAAGCCAGAAACTTATTTTGAGATAGGTGCTGTCATAAATAAAGATAATTTACATATAAAAACTAAATTAAAGGATAGAAAGTTTGCAGCAAATGAAAGAGATAAAGCTGAAAAACTATTGAATAATTTGAAAGATAAAAAGGCTATAGTTGATAAAGTTGAAAAGAAAAAAGTTAAAAAGCAGCCTCCTAAGCTTTTTTCATTGGATACTTTACAAAATAAAATGTTTAAGGAAGAAAAAATGTCTTTGGATGATACTTTAAAAAATTTGCAGAAACTATATGAAGCTGGATATACCACATATCCAAGGACTAATACAGAGTACCTGGCTGAAAATGAAAAAGATAGAATAAAAAGTGTAATTGCAGCAGTAAAAGAAAATTTTAATGCAGATATATCTTTTAAAGATAACAAGAAAATTTTTAATAGTAAAAAAGTAGAAAGTCATAGTGCAATCACTCCAACCATAAAAATTCCACGAAAGGAAAAGCTGTCGGAAGGTGAAAAAAAGGTTTATACCGCAATAAAAAATAGATTTATAAGTAATTTTTTAAATGAAGAAACAATAATAGAAGAAACAAGTGTAGTAATAAAAATAGATGATGAAATTATTCAATTAAAGGGAAATGTTATAAAAAGTCCTGGCTTTTTAAAATATGAAAAATCTAAAAGGGAAAATGAATTGCCTCAATTTGTAGAAGGAGAGGAGTTAGACACTAAATTATCAGTAGATCAGAAAGAAACCCAAAAGCCTGGTAGAGTAACAGAATCAGAACTAAACAATTTCCTTAAAAATCCTTTTAAAAAGCAAGAGGTAGAAGATTTAGAGGGTGAAAATGATGATGAAGAATATAAATTGATACTTGAAGGTTGTGAAATAGGCACTGTTGCAACAAGGGCAGGGATAATTAAAAATGCAAAAAAATATGAATATATAAAAGAGCTGAAAGGTCACTTAGAGTGTGAGAATAAAGGTAAAAAACTTATAGAAGCACTTGAAAAATTAAAGATTGATTTAAATAAAGAAAAAACAGTTGAATTTGGTAAGCAGCTTAAAAAGGTTTATAAAGAGGAAATAGGAATAAATGAAATAATAGATAAAGTAAAAGATGAATTAAATAGCATTGTTCAAAATGGTAACAAAATTAAAATAGAAAAGCTGTATCTATATAACAATAAATCAGACAGTAAAATTAAAATAGAAAGCATTGGGAAGTGCCCTGTATGCCATGAAGGAGAAGTTGTTGAAAATAAATCGGGGTATGGTTGTAATAGATGGAAAGAAGGCTGTAAGTTTTTTGTAGGCAATAAAATAGCAGGAAAAGAGATTTTAAAAACCCATGTAAAAAAACTTATTAAAGATTCCAAAACTAATGTCATAAAAGGATTTAAGGGTAAAAGCGGAAAGAAATTTAATGCCTCCTTAGTAATTGATAAAGAAGGAAAAATTGTATTTAATTTTGAAAATGAAGTTTTAGGAAAATGTCCATGCTGCGGACACGATATTGTAGAAGGTAAAAATGCTTTTGGATGCAGCAATTGGAAAGAGGGTTGTAAGTTTACTATATGGAAGAATGATAAATATTTGGCCTGTATGGGCAAAAAACCTACTAAAACTATGGTTTGTGAACTTCTTAAGAATGGCAAAGTTAAAATTAAAGGTTTAAAAGGCAAAGATGGAAATATTTTTGATGCCTATCTTATGTTAATAAAAAATGAAAATGAAAATAAGGATAAATATCCATATAAGTGGAAAATGCAAATAACAAAATAG